One Dromiciops gliroides isolate mDroGli1 chromosome 3, mDroGli1.pri, whole genome shotgun sequence DNA segment encodes these proteins:
- the LOC122748293 gene encoding olfactory receptor 10A7-like encodes MDPIVKLARSNQSSVEDFVLLGFSHVPRLKSLLFVLFLGMFLITMLGNGLIVLLTVVDTALHTPMYFFLRNLALVEICFSLDIVPRMLESLVAGRGISLLGCALQLFLILSCVTSECFLLTVMAYDRYVAICHPLHYGVLMSQRLCLLLAVACWVTGIPVSLLFTVWLFHFPFCGPRGVRHFLCDVAPLLRLVCADTSIFEAYILVATVLVMMVPFSLISVSYGHVLAAVVRMPSATGRHKALSTCAAHLIVVALFYGTACVIHLQPKSSYSPESKQVVSLSYTLVTPMLNPIIYSLRNKEVKAALWRVLKRKKGGSKTT; translated from the coding sequence ATGGACCCCATTGTGAAATTGGCAAGAAGCAACCAATCTTCAGTTGAGGATTTTGTCCTCTTGGGTTTTTCCCATGTTCCCAGGCTGAAGTCTCTTCTCTTTGTGCTTTTCCTGGGGATGTTTCTGATCACCATGCTGGGGAATGGCCTCATTGTGCTCCTGACTGTGGTCGACACTGCCCTCCACACTCCCATGTATTTTTTCCTCCGAAACCTGGCCCTGGTGGAGATCTGCTTCTCCTTGGACATTGTGCCCAGAATGCTGGAAAGCCTAGTGGCTGGAAGGGGTATCTCCCTATTAGGCTGTGCCCTCCAGCTCTTTCTCATCCTGTCCTGTGTCACATCAGAGTGTTTCCTCTTGACAGTGATGGCCTATGACCGCTACGTGGCCATCTGCCACCCACTGCACTATGGGGTCCTCATGAGCCAGAGGCTCTGTCTCCTTCTTGCCGTGGCATGCTGGGTGACGGGCATCCCGGTTTCCCTGCTGTTCACCGTTTGGCTCTTCCACTTCCCATTCTGTGGCCCCCGAGGGGTCCGCCACTTCCTCTGTGACGTGGCCCCCCTTCTAAGGCTGGTGTGTGCAGACACGTCTATCTTTGAGGCCTATATTCTTGTGGCCACAGTGCTTGTCATGATGGTgcctttctctctcatctctgtatCCTATGGCCACGTCCTGGCAGCTGTTGTGCGGATGCCCTCGGCGACCGGGCGCCATAAAGCCCTCTCTACCTGTGCTGCTCACCTTATTGTTGTGGCTCTTTTCTATGGTACAGCTTGTGTCATCCACCTCCAGCCCAAGTCCAGCTACTCTCCTGAGAGCAAGCAAGTGGTGTCCTTGTCCTATACCCTTGTCACGCCCATGCTCAACCCCATCATCTACAGCCTGAGGAACAAAGAGGTGAAAGCTGCCCTGTGGAGGGtactgaagaggaagaaagggggatcGAAGACAACTTGA
- the LOC122748294 gene encoding olfactory receptor 5-like, with translation MLGQLDFTVDKALALANMTRVQEFILLGFSTRPDIRGVLFAVFLTLYLLTLLENTIIILLIWSHTELHKPMYFFLGNLSCLEMCYVSVTMPTLLLGLWSGSCRVPFTSCMTQLFFFITLICAECTLLASMAYDRYVAICHPLHYPVLMRPQVCLMLAVASWMGSLSVSVIKTACIAGLSYCGPNVLNHFFCDVSPLLNLSCTHVALTELVDFISAIVILWGSLLVALASYTAIGAAVVRMPSAAARRKAFSTCASHLIVVGIFYSATIFIYARPSRIEAMDLNKVLSVIYTVLTPMCNPIIYCLRNKEVQSALHKTLHKFGISQSSDS, from the exons ATGTTGGGGCAGCTTGatttcacagtggataaagcactggccctg GCCAACATGACCCGGGTGCAGGAGTTCATCCTGCTGGGCTTCTCAACGAGGCCAGACATACGTGGTGTCCTCTTTGCTGTCTTCCTCACCCTCTACCTGCTGACTCTCTTGGAGAACACCATCATTATCTTGCTCATCTGGAGCCATACAGAGCTCCACAAGCCCATGTACTTCTTCCTGGGGAACCTGAGCTGCCTGGAGATGTGTTATGTCTCAGTCACTATGCCCACCCTGCTGCTGGGGCTGTGGTCAGGGTCTTGCCGGGTCCCATTCACATCCTGCATGACTCagctcttcttcttcatcacaCTCATCTGTGCTGAGTGCACACTCCTGGCCTCCATGGCCTATGACCGCTATGTGGCCATCTGTCATCCTCTCCACTATCCAGTACTCATGAGGCCCCAGGTCTGCCTCATGCTGGCCGTGGCCTCATGGATGGGCAGCCTTAGTGTCTCTGTGATCAAGACAGCCTGCATTGCTGGGCTCTCCTACTGTGGTCCCAATGTCCTCAACCACTTCTTTTGTGATGTCTCTCCTTTGCTGAACCTCTCTTGCACCCATGTAGCACTAACTGAGCTGGTCGACTTCATCTCAGCCATCGTCATCCTTTGGGGTTCACTACTGGTTGCCTTGGCTTCATACACGGCCATTGGGGCAGCTGTGGTGCGCATGCCCTCAGCTGCTGCCCGACGCAAGGCCTTCTCAACTTGTGCCTCCCATCTCATTGTGGTTGGCATCTTCTATTCAGCCACCATCTTCATCTATGCCAGGCCCAGCAGAATCGAAGCCATGGACCTCAACAAAGTGCTGTCTGTCATCTACACAGTGCTCACACCCATGTGTAACCCCATTATCTACTGCCTGAGGAACAAGGAAgtccaaagtgctttgcataagACTCTTCACAAGTTTGGGATTAGCCAGAGCTCTGATAGCTAG